In a single window of the Nitrospira sp. MA-1 genome:
- a CDS encoding c-type cytochrome — translation MGLNVAGIGCRTACGFIKGTLLLAWMLAGLFVPAGAADLTNEGEGIVQSTCVGCHRIHGAPMPRSTKQAPDLIWAGNKYQRDWLVAWLQNPKEKLYPVGYDFKFKRKGRHLALLPGEAEKVADFLSTLKDVRITEGMMKPGTSAELARGEQLYREHVCQNCHWTPADNRRGYTGGTSSTSFVNMGNRLQADWVYRFNLNPDDFVPGSGAYIPKPSLPETDIYAITAYMMTFR, via the coding sequence ATGGGATTGAATGTTGCTGGGATAGGTTGTCGAACAGCATGCGGATTTATCAAAGGAACCCTTCTTCTTGCCTGGATGCTTGCAGGCTTGTTCGTCCCAGCAGGAGCGGCTGACCTCACGAATGAGGGAGAAGGCATCGTACAGTCCACCTGTGTTGGTTGCCACCGAATTCATGGCGCGCCAATGCCGCGCTCCACAAAACAGGCGCCGGACTTGATCTGGGCTGGTAATAAATATCAACGGGACTGGTTAGTGGCCTGGCTCCAAAATCCAAAGGAAAAACTCTATCCGGTCGGTTACGATTTTAAGTTCAAGCGCAAGGGGCGGCATCTTGCGCTCTTACCCGGAGAAGCGGAAAAGGTGGCCGATTTCTTGAGCACCCTGAAGGATGTGAGAATCACCGAAGGCATGATGAAACCGGGCACATCGGCAGAACTGGCCAGGGGGGAGCAACTTTACCGCGAGCATGTCTGTCAAAATTGCCATTGGACGCCAGCGGACAATCGCCGTGGCTATACGGGTGGGACGTCCAGTACGTCTTTCGTCAATATGGGGAATCGTCTCCAGGCGGATTGGGTCTATCGCTTCAATTTGAACCCTGATGACTTTGTTCCAGGAAGTGGAGCCTATATTCCCAAGCCTTCCCTACCGGAGACGGATATCTACGCGATCACGGCGTACATGATGACCTTCAGATAA
- a CDS encoding heme-binding beta-barrel domain-containing protein, producing the protein MTKADHPDAADAEILRHLGPLASLAGLWEGDQGVDLAPVKEGGHETHFRERLQFEPIGPVINGLQVLYGLRYSTIAWPLIKEQPFHEEVGYWLWDAASKQVMRCFMVPRGVMVNAGGTSEPDAKEFHLAADAGSGVYGILSNPYLDQAAKTVRYELSVTINETWKFSYKEDTQLQIAGRPEVFHHTDQNTLTRVQCL; encoded by the coding sequence ATGACCAAAGCAGATCATCCCGATGCCGCTGATGCCGAAATTCTTAGACACTTGGGTCCACTCGCTTCTCTAGCCGGACTCTGGGAAGGCGATCAGGGTGTCGATCTCGCACCAGTCAAAGAGGGTGGCCACGAAACTCATTTTCGAGAACGATTGCAGTTTGAACCAATAGGACCTGTAATAAATGGTTTGCAGGTGCTTTATGGCCTCCGTTATTCGACCATTGCCTGGCCGCTGATCAAGGAACAGCCGTTTCACGAGGAAGTGGGGTATTGGTTATGGGATGCGGCCAGCAAACAGGTGATGCGGTGTTTTATGGTTCCTCGGGGCGTCATGGTGAATGCAGGCGGGACTTCGGAGCCCGACGCAAAAGAGTTTCACCTGGCCGCTGACGCGGGATCCGGTGTGTATGGAATTCTCTCAAATCCCTATCTGGATCAGGCTGCGAAAACGGTGCGATATGAATTATCTGTCACCATTAACGAAACCTGGAAGTTCAGCTATAAGGAAGATACGCAGTTACAGATTGCGGGGCGACCTGAGGTGTTTCACCACACTGATCAAAACACCCTGACACGTGTCCAGTGCCTTTGA
- a CDS encoding cytochrome c, giving the protein MMRQTFQWTSGVILALAVSGSPVAAQEHGHQQMMMPRVPADKLAEAKSLKSPLPSSPEIVEKGKAIYEGKGTCINCHGVSGRGDGPGAATLNPPPRVFRSHGFWKHRSEGEIFWVIKYGSPGTGMIPFGGMLSDEEIWTVMQYEQSFSGGSHGGGRGPQGGQGHQGRGMMKH; this is encoded by the coding sequence ATGATGAGACAGACATTTCAATGGACAAGTGGAGTTATCCTGGCGCTGGCGGTGAGTGGATCCCCGGTGGCGGCCCAGGAACATGGTCATCAACAGATGATGATGCCACGCGTCCCGGCGGATAAGCTGGCTGAAGCCAAATCCCTGAAGAGCCCGTTGCCGTCCTCACCGGAAATCGTCGAAAAAGGCAAGGCGATCTATGAGGGCAAGGGCACGTGTATCAATTGTCACGGTGTCAGTGGACGCGGCGATGGCCCGGGTGCCGCGACCCTCAATCCCCCGCCTCGGGTGTTTCGGTCACATGGCTTTTGGAAGCATCGGTCTGAAGGGGAAATTTTTTGGGTGATCAAATATGGATCGCCGGGGACCGGGATGATTCCATTTGGTGGAATGCTTTCGGATGAAGAGATCTGGACAGTGATGCAATATGAGCAAAGTTTTTCCGGAGGATCACATGGCGGAGGGAGAGGTCCTCAGGGAGGCCAAGGGCACCAGGGTCGGGGGATGATGAAGCACTGA
- a CDS encoding cytochrome c: MRNFSIVVLGLALILVMTSPALAGGGDVEKGQTLFRKTCGHCHGLNGKGDGAMAGYTNPPPANLTSQKTQFKSDDELKDVIKNGRPGTSMVSFKDAIAEEQLNDLLAYLRSLKP; this comes from the coding sequence ATGAGGAATTTTTCGATAGTGGTCCTGGGGCTAGCGTTAATACTGGTCATGACAAGCCCGGCTCTTGCCGGTGGGGGGGATGTCGAAAAAGGTCAAACGTTGTTTCGAAAAACTTGCGGGCATTGTCATGGATTAAACGGGAAGGGTGATGGTGCCATGGCCGGATACACCAACCCTCCTCCCGCCAATTTAACCAGTCAGAAAACTCAGTTTAAGTCAGACGATGAACTCAAAGATGTGATCAAGAATGGTCGACCGGGCACCTCCATGGTCAGCTTTAAAGATGCCATAGCGGAAGAACAATTAAACGATCTTCTTGCTTATCTCCGTTCCCTGAAACCGTAA
- a CDS encoding SDR family NAD(P)-dependent oxidoreductase, which translates to MQHTYLLIGNSDGIGAAVTRALLAQGDRVVGISRSPSPLGRDGPRHIVQDIAAPEYPQILKTLLAEEEPFDACIYCAAIGSRLTLPDLSQEARVVEVNFTSMVRTLAALAPGWLEKGQGHFIGLSSLADDFYNADSPSYTASKAGFSNYLISIAFKLRSHGIYVTNIRFGFVDTKLPKNSWKPLMMTADQASAHVIQCLKSKPVQLSVPKLAGLAIHSIRWMQSMRIWWF; encoded by the coding sequence ATGCAACACACCTATTTACTCATAGGCAACTCCGACGGCATTGGCGCAGCCGTGACCCGGGCGCTGTTAGCTCAGGGAGATCGAGTCGTGGGTATTTCCCGGAGTCCTAGTCCACTCGGTCGGGATGGGCCTCGACATATCGTGCAGGACATCGCCGCTCCCGAGTATCCGCAGATTCTGAAAACGCTTCTTGCCGAAGAAGAGCCTTTTGACGCCTGCATATATTGCGCGGCCATTGGCTCGCGTTTGACCCTGCCTGATCTCTCACAGGAGGCGCGCGTTGTTGAGGTGAATTTCACGTCAATGGTACGAACCCTGGCCGCCCTCGCGCCGGGCTGGCTTGAGAAAGGACAGGGACACTTTATCGGCCTATCAAGTCTCGCCGATGATTTTTACAACGCCGACTCCCCTTCCTATACGGCATCAAAGGCCGGTTTCAGCAATTATTTGATTTCAATAGCCTTCAAGCTCCGATCGCATGGCATATACGTGACCAATATTCGCTTTGGTTTTGTGGATACGAAGCTGCCCAAGAACTCCTGGAAACCACTAATGATGACTGCCGATCAGGCTTCAGCCCATGTCATCCAATGCTTAAAATCCAAACCCGTGCAACTGAGCGTCCCCAAATTAGCAGGCCTGGCCATTCATAGTATTCGTTGGATGCAGTCAATGCGGATCTGGTGGTTTTAA
- a CDS encoding carbonic anhydrase gives MFLKKKELFAGLSGHQKPRAVFVTCSDSRIDPSLLTQTEPGELFIIRNAGNLIPTYGAAIGGSTASLEYGISVLQVKDIIVCGHTDCGAMGALLHQEKLQELPAVKAWLQHAETTVRIMKDLYTHLHGDELFAAVIRENVLVQLDHLKTHPAVATGLRRGNLRLHGWVYSIGTGEVWVYDWEKRSFIDPRERKSPTIV, from the coding sequence GTGTTTTTGAAAAAGAAAGAGTTATTCGCCGGGTTGTCCGGTCATCAAAAACCAAGAGCCGTATTTGTGACCTGCTCAGATTCACGGATCGATCCGTCATTACTCACTCAGACTGAACCGGGGGAGTTGTTTATTATTCGGAATGCAGGCAATTTAATTCCAACCTACGGAGCGGCTATCGGGGGCAGTACGGCCTCTCTCGAATATGGGATTTCGGTCCTCCAAGTCAAAGATATTATCGTGTGCGGACATACGGATTGCGGTGCCATGGGGGCTTTGTTGCATCAGGAGAAACTTCAGGAGCTTCCTGCTGTCAAAGCGTGGCTTCAGCATGCCGAGACCACCGTGCGTATAATGAAAGATTTATACACGCATTTGCACGGAGATGAGTTATTTGCCGCCGTCATACGGGAAAATGTGTTAGTTCAACTCGATCATCTAAAGACGCATCCGGCTGTCGCAACGGGATTGCGCCGGGGAAATTTGCGCCTGCATGGATGGGTCTATTCCATAGGAACGGGTGAAGTGTGGGTGTATGACTGGGAGAAAAGAAGTTTCATCGATCCTCGAGAAAGAAAAAGCCCAACTATCGTTTGA
- a CDS encoding DUF2130 domain-containing protein translates to MTEPTITCPQCKTEIKLTESLAAPLLEATKRDFDRRLAQKDADAAKREAALREREAALAKSQETLDAQVADKLKFERGKIVAEEARKARLALSNDLDQKSKEILEIQGILKQKDEKLAEAQKVQADLLRKQRELDDAKRELDLTIEKRVQEGLTVTRDQAKKEAEEALKFKVMEKEQTITSMQKQIEELKRRAEQGSQQLQGEVQELELEAMLTSKFPLDQIQPVAKGEHGGDVLHRVSSSIGQACGTILWESKRTKNWSDGWLIKLREDQRQAKAEIAIIVSQALPKEVETFEFIDGVWVSHPKVALPLAIAMRNTLMEVAGARQASEGQQTKMEMVYQYLMGPRFRQRVQAIVEGFSSMKGDLDKERKVIMKQWAKREEQIDRVMMATVGMYGDLQGIAGKTMQEIEGLELQALDAPKDESDGKLL, encoded by the coding sequence ATGACTGAACCAACGATCACGTGTCCCCAGTGCAAAACGGAAATCAAGCTGACGGAATCGCTCGCGGCCCCACTTCTCGAAGCCACGAAGCGGGACTTCGATCGACGATTGGCTCAAAAAGATGCGGATGCCGCCAAGCGGGAAGCGGCTCTGCGCGAGCGCGAAGCTGCCTTGGCCAAATCTCAGGAAACGTTGGACGCGCAAGTCGCCGACAAACTGAAATTCGAACGCGGCAAAATTGTGGCGGAAGAAGCCAGAAAAGCCAGGCTGGCTCTCTCAAACGATCTGGACCAGAAGTCCAAAGAAATTCTTGAGATTCAGGGGATACTTAAACAAAAGGATGAAAAGCTGGCGGAAGCCCAAAAAGTCCAAGCCGATCTGCTCCGAAAGCAACGGGAGCTGGATGACGCCAAACGCGAGTTGGATCTCACCATAGAAAAGCGCGTACAGGAAGGACTCACCGTCACGCGGGATCAGGCAAAAAAAGAAGCCGAAGAAGCGCTCAAGTTTAAAGTCATGGAGAAAGAGCAGACGATTACTTCCATGCAAAAACAAATTGAAGAACTTAAGCGTCGTGCCGAACAGGGGTCCCAGCAACTTCAGGGCGAAGTGCAGGAGCTTGAACTCGAAGCGATGCTCACATCAAAATTCCCCCTGGATCAGATTCAACCCGTGGCAAAAGGCGAGCATGGGGGCGATGTGCTGCACCGGGTATCCAGCTCAATCGGCCAAGCCTGCGGAACCATCTTGTGGGAATCAAAGAGAACCAAAAACTGGAGTGATGGCTGGCTCATCAAGTTACGCGAGGATCAGCGGCAGGCCAAGGCTGAAATCGCGATCATCGTCAGCCAAGCCCTGCCCAAAGAAGTGGAAACATTCGAATTTATCGACGGCGTCTGGGTCAGCCATCCCAAGGTCGCTCTTCCCCTGGCCATTGCCATGCGTAATACCCTCATGGAGGTAGCTGGTGCCCGCCAAGCCTCGGAAGGGCAGCAAACCAAAATGGAAATGGTGTATCAATATTTGATGGGTCCGCGCTTCCGTCAACGGGTGCAAGCGATCGTAGAGGGGTTTTCCTCGATGAAGGGGGACCTTGATAAGGAGCGGAAAGTCATCATGAAGCAATGGGCTAAGCGTGAAGAACAAATTGATCGGGTCATGATGGCGACGGTGGGCATGTATGGGGACCTTCAAGGCATCGCTGGAAAAACCATGCAGGAAATTGAAGGGCTGGAACTTCAAGCCTTAGATGCACCCAAGGACGAATCCGACGGAAAATTGTTGTAA
- a CDS encoding toll/interleukin-1 receptor domain-containing protein: protein MFVSYARANRDLATRFLKKFKEQAAPSKLYHYTFWRDNDILVGEKWHEEIQHAIEECDVGLVLVSPAFLGSQYIQDHELPTFVKSGGKSVIPVMLQPIDLEHHDLKGLQHTQIFRLHRPRFSSSKSYGECSGSHRDQFALEVFRQIEARLDTISEK, encoded by the coding sequence ATGTTTGTCTCGTATGCACGGGCCAATCGTGATCTGGCGACCAGATTTTTGAAAAAGTTCAAAGAGCAGGCTGCGCCCTCCAAGCTGTATCACTATACCTTCTGGCGGGATAACGATATTCTGGTAGGCGAAAAATGGCACGAAGAAATTCAGCATGCTATAGAAGAATGTGATGTGGGGTTGGTCCTGGTCAGCCCGGCGTTTCTCGGATCACAATACATTCAGGATCACGAGCTTCCCACGTTTGTGAAGAGTGGCGGCAAGTCCGTTATTCCGGTCATGTTGCAACCGATTGATCTGGAGCACCATGATTTGAAAGGCTTACAACATACGCAAATCTTTCGGCTGCATCGCCCGCGTTTTTCCTCGTCTAAATCCTACGGGGAATGTTCGGGTTCCCATCGTGATCAATTTGCGTTGGAAGTGTTTCGGCAGATCGAAGCCCGTTTGGATACAATCTCGGAAAAATAA
- a CDS encoding superoxide dismutase family protein, translating to MQKNHFRICQMTGVAALMVAVLSGCSHYGSHNISKTANATIQGCTDPAITGTATLKEFESEEGIKKLYVQMEVNGLKDGKHAVHIHEVASCQPCGAAKGHHDPGPFGKSTPDAPDFNHPFHMGDLVNMTVVNGVGTLHAVTTRVALSDGRLSVFDHDGSAFIIHTNEDLYCDQDSELNPGCAGGARDACGIIEPVSLM from the coding sequence ATGCAAAAAAACCACTTCAGAATATGTCAGATGACAGGGGTTGCCGCTCTGATGGTGGCTGTCCTGTCAGGTTGTAGTCACTATGGGAGTCACAACATATCGAAAACGGCGAACGCGACGATTCAAGGCTGTACGGACCCGGCCATTACGGGAACCGCCACTCTCAAAGAATTTGAATCTGAAGAAGGGATTAAAAAACTGTATGTCCAGATGGAGGTGAACGGATTAAAGGATGGCAAGCATGCCGTCCATATCCATGAGGTCGCAAGCTGTCAACCATGCGGGGCTGCAAAAGGCCATCATGATCCAGGGCCTTTTGGCAAGTCTACACCTGACGCACCGGACTTCAATCATCCCTTTCACATGGGTGATCTGGTCAATATGACGGTCGTCAACGGAGTCGGAACACTCCATGCGGTGACCACCAGGGTTGCCTTATCGGATGGCCGGTTAAGTGTGTTTGATCATGATGGCAGTGCGTTCATTATTCACACGAACGAAGATCTCTATTGCGATCAAGATAGCGAACTCAATCCGGGATGTGCCGGAGGCGCCCGTGATGCCTGTGGAATCATTGAACCGGTATCATTGATGTAG
- a CDS encoding TraR/DksA family transcriptional regulator: protein MTQPTSHYDHFRTTLLNLKDELQAVSSTGQEAAQPVELDQTTIGRVSRMDALQQQAMAQAAQQRRHIQLQRIESALQRLENGKFGWCLRCEEEISRKRLDVDPTAPLCIACADGRNR, encoded by the coding sequence ATGACACAGCCGACTTCTCATTACGACCATTTTCGAACAACGCTCCTGAACCTCAAGGACGAATTGCAGGCCGTATCCTCCACCGGGCAGGAAGCAGCCCAACCGGTGGAACTGGACCAAACGACGATCGGGCGCGTCTCACGAATGGATGCCCTCCAACAACAAGCCATGGCTCAAGCGGCTCAACAACGTCGACACATTCAATTGCAGCGTATCGAATCAGCCCTCCAACGGCTCGAAAACGGCAAATTCGGCTGGTGTCTGAGGTGCGAGGAAGAAATTTCCAGGAAACGATTAGACGTGGATCCCACCGCCCCCCTCTGTATCGCTTGTGCCGATGGAAGGAATCGATAA
- a CDS encoding cytochrome c has translation MKILKQKIQSKTWIIVAMVSFACASVWAGSAGDLQPRVPSDRIEQALSFTNPFTPTEEFIASGKKLYEGKGWCAYCHGWEGTGAPTEGRTFPPDIKMPTNFADAAWQAARSDGELFWVLIHGSHGTDMVAYMPQYITDKEAWQIIAYLRTFGRT, from the coding sequence ATGAAAATATTGAAGCAAAAGATTCAATCGAAAACCTGGATCATCGTCGCAATGGTTTCCTTCGCCTGTGCTTCGGTGTGGGCGGGAAGTGCCGGGGATCTTCAGCCCCGGGTCCCATCCGATCGCATAGAACAGGCTCTGTCCTTTACCAATCCCTTCACCCCCACAGAGGAATTTATTGCGAGCGGAAAAAAATTATATGAAGGCAAGGGCTGGTGCGCCTACTGCCATGGCTGGGAGGGCACAGGGGCACCGACCGAGGGTCGAACCTTTCCTCCTGATATCAAGATGCCAACCAATTTTGCGGATGCCGCCTGGCAGGCAGCCAGAAGTGATGGGGAGCTTTTCTGGGTTCTGATTCATGGGAGTCATGGTACGGATATGGTGGCGTATATGCCGCAGTATATTACGGATAAGGAGGCCTGGCAGATCATTGCCTATCTCCGAACTTTTGGAAGAACCTAA
- a CDS encoding class I SAM-dependent methyltransferase: MGSDQCRPYFSCGQCRLIFVPPAYYVSLNEEKKQYDHHENNSEDPGYRKFLNQLAEPLHQHLRPNSSGLDFGAGPGPTLSFMLQESGHTMSIYDPFYAYNPGVLEQTYDFITATEVAEHLHHPGQEFDRLWARLKANGILGIMTQLAPPDRPFLDWYYIKDPTHVCFFSHETWAWLNSRWGGEIIYLHKNVVLFRKPSDSQHG, translated from the coding sequence GTGGGAAGTGACCAGTGTCGACCATACTTCTCCTGTGGACAGTGTCGGCTCATTTTCGTTCCTCCCGCCTATTACGTCTCACTCAACGAGGAAAAAAAACAGTACGATCACCATGAAAATAATTCTGAAGACCCGGGCTATCGAAAGTTTTTAAACCAATTAGCCGAACCACTCCACCAACACCTGAGACCCAATAGTTCCGGATTGGATTTTGGGGCTGGTCCGGGTCCAACTCTCTCTTTCATGCTTCAAGAATCCGGACATACCATGTCGATTTACGACCCCTTTTATGCGTACAATCCTGGAGTCCTGGAACAGACCTATGATTTCATCACGGCCACGGAAGTGGCCGAGCATCTGCACCATCCCGGACAGGAATTTGACCGGTTATGGGCACGACTGAAAGCTAATGGCATATTGGGAATCATGACCCAACTGGCACCACCCGATCGACCGTTTCTGGATTGGTATTACATCAAAGATCCGACGCATGTCTGCTTTTTCTCACACGAGACCTGGGCATGGTTGAATTCACGATGGGGAGGAGAAATCATCTATTTGCACAAGAACGTCGTCTTGTTTCGTAAACCGTCTGACTCCCAACACGGATAG
- a CDS encoding NAD(P)/FAD-dependent oxidoreductase, whose translation MPSNIDIAIIGAGAAGLAAAIFAAETNPNLSIALLDGAKTLGAKILVSGGGRCNVTNQRVTASDFHGNRKLIERILRRFDEQATVRWFDSLGVPLQTEATGKLFPKSNKARTVLDGLLRRCEALNVSLLTHHLVRDLTRAGGEFLIQHSHGTLRTKRAILATGGRSLPKTGSDGSGWGLAQQLGHTVTATYPALVPLLLEPSFFHAKLSGISHDVTLTTTVAGKTIDRRTGSLLWTHFGISGPVVLDTSRVWVRAAAQGEDVRLHLDCFPQPSNQDVEKWLIQAASLAGRKLVPTLLAERLPTRVATMLADIQQPALSDTPVNLLSKEARRNLVQTLTNLGLPIIGSRGWNFAEVTAGGVPLEEISPHSMGSRHMPGLYVIGEMLDCDGRIGGFNFQWAWATGYVTGCHAALDIMKQPTGEER comes from the coding sequence ATGCCTTCAAATATCGACATCGCCATCATCGGCGCTGGAGCAGCAGGGCTGGCAGCCGCCATTTTTGCTGCGGAGACAAACCCCAATCTTTCTATCGCTCTTTTGGACGGCGCCAAAACCCTCGGGGCCAAAATCCTCGTCTCCGGTGGGGGACGATGTAATGTCACCAATCAACGTGTCACCGCTTCCGACTTTCACGGGAACAGAAAGTTGATTGAACGCATTCTTCGACGCTTCGACGAACAGGCCACCGTTCGATGGTTTGACTCTTTGGGGGTCCCATTACAGACCGAAGCCACCGGCAAACTATTTCCCAAAAGCAACAAAGCCCGAACAGTCCTCGATGGGCTTCTCAGGCGGTGCGAGGCACTGAACGTTTCTCTTTTGACTCACCACCTCGTTCGGGACCTGACCAGGGCAGGAGGGGAATTCTTGATCCAACATTCCCATGGAACGCTTCGGACCAAACGAGCCATTCTCGCGACGGGTGGCCGGTCCCTCCCCAAAACCGGATCCGATGGATCGGGTTGGGGATTGGCCCAACAGTTGGGACATACGGTCACCGCCACCTATCCTGCCCTGGTGCCTTTACTCCTTGAGCCCTCGTTTTTTCATGCAAAGCTATCAGGCATTTCCCATGACGTAACACTCACGACTACGGTAGCCGGAAAAACCATCGATCGTCGCACCGGCAGCTTGTTGTGGACACATTTCGGCATCAGTGGACCGGTGGTTTTGGATACCAGCCGGGTTTGGGTTCGCGCAGCCGCGCAAGGAGAGGATGTCCGTCTTCATCTCGATTGCTTCCCTCAACCCTCCAACCAAGATGTGGAGAAATGGCTGATTCAGGCAGCTTCCCTGGCCGGACGAAAACTCGTCCCCACACTACTAGCGGAACGGTTACCAACGCGTGTAGCCACTATGCTGGCGGATATCCAACAACCTGCTCTTTCTGACACTCCGGTTAATCTCCTATCCAAGGAGGCTCGCCGGAATCTGGTCCAGACACTCACGAACCTTGGCCTTCCCATCATCGGATCACGTGGATGGAACTTTGCCGAAGTCACGGCCGGAGGAGTCCCTCTTGAAGAAATATCCCCTCATTCCATGGGCTCCCGACACATGCCAGGGCTCTATGTGATTGGAGAAATGTTGGACTGCGATGGCCGCATCGGCGGGTTTAACTTTCAATGGGCCTGGGCGACAGGGTATGTGACCGGATGCCATGCGGCCTTGGATATCATGAAACAACCGACAGGAGAGGAACGGTGA